In Fluviicola taffensis DSM 16823, the following are encoded in one genomic region:
- a CDS encoding tyrosine-type recombinase/integrase — protein sequence MLETTIRLSIFRHKSQQQLGFHFMWNKELVLKIRDQFPAVFWSATHRCWYVSFTEEHVEKVVEIFPKAEGLQEVKEKLRLQQIDSQLTDLNTESKVAIAVFVAYMQRTRYSESTIKTYSESIGVFLRFVGVKSTNLITNDDLAQFNNEYIIAKKLSASYQNQVLNAVKLFCKVHAGVKLDPELVKRPRSAKTLPNVLSKQEVKQLLYATTNLKHRMMLSVIYACGLRRSELLSLQPKDILSDRLLIHIHQAKGKKDRVVPLSKLLLEQLREYYKIYRPIKWIFEGEKPGEKYGERSLQLVLKRALTKTNIKKDVTLHWLRHSYATHLLESGTDIRFIQELLGHKSSTTTEIYTHVSNKSIQSIRSPFDEL from the coding sequence ATGCTTGAAACAACTATCCGACTATCTATTTTTAGACATAAAAGTCAGCAACAATTGGGATTTCATTTTATGTGGAATAAGGAATTGGTTCTAAAAATTAGGGATCAATTTCCAGCAGTATTTTGGAGTGCCACGCATCGTTGTTGGTATGTGTCTTTTACCGAAGAACATGTAGAAAAAGTGGTGGAGATCTTTCCAAAAGCAGAAGGTCTTCAAGAAGTAAAAGAGAAATTGAGACTTCAACAAATTGACAGTCAACTTACTGATTTGAATACCGAAAGCAAAGTAGCCATTGCTGTATTTGTTGCCTATATGCAACGAACCCGTTACAGTGAAAGTACCATTAAAACCTATAGCGAAAGTATAGGAGTGTTTTTGCGTTTTGTTGGAGTTAAATCCACAAACCTGATAACGAATGATGATTTGGCGCAGTTTAACAACGAGTATATTATTGCGAAAAAATTATCTGCATCGTATCAAAATCAGGTATTGAATGCCGTGAAATTATTTTGCAAGGTACATGCAGGTGTAAAATTGGATCCAGAATTGGTAAAACGACCACGATCAGCGAAGACTTTACCCAATGTCTTGAGTAAACAAGAAGTGAAGCAGCTGTTGTATGCTACAACGAATCTTAAGCACCGAATGATGCTGAGTGTTATTTATGCTTGCGGATTAAGACGCAGCGAATTACTTAGCCTTCAACCGAAAGATATTTTATCAGACCGATTATTAATTCATATCCATCAAGCAAAAGGGAAAAAGGACAGAGTAGTTCCGTTAAGCAAACTATTATTAGAGCAATTGAGAGAATATTACAAAATATACCGTCCTATAAAATGGATTTTTGAAGGAGAAAAGCCTGGTGAGAAATATGGCGAACGAAGTTTGCAATTGGTTTTGAAACGAGCATTAACAAAAACGAATATCAAAAAGGATGTTACACTGCATTGGCTGCGCCACAGTTATGCAACTCATTTATTAGAAAGCGGTACCGATATTCGTTTCATTCAAGAATTATTGGGGCATAAAAGCAGTACGACTACTGAGATTTACACACATGTATCTAATAAATCAATACAAAGCATTCGCAGTCCGTTCGATGAGCTATAG
- a CDS encoding AAA family ATPase — MPILKDIIDWVENKPSFWQVAIDRLIRNNELTNTDISELKEICKVDFKLSEFEFDAVDFDDLRDFADNSANDGNIILSKIKNIDNINALSKTSELEFAPNGLTIVYGDNGSGKSSYVSILKHSCNTRGQKPRMNDNLFDPACAGNDKKADIEYTSDGINFTTVNLINGTVSENTLKKIDVFDTFSANHYIEGEDEIAFIPQGLSIVEKLAEAVKNIETQLSIELSNPSMRKFDYELLEVPEGTTAKLFLEKLNLNSTLNELRAESIWNSTKNARIEAVEKEIDKLKATDPKKSLKSNEEKIKRFEILVNKFQNLENNLIGQALNNLKEILNNFCVAKEALRESSNTAFSDLPIQGVGNNAWKILWESARKFYNESTQSESFPNVSEGSSCPLCLQDLEDEARERFTKFEDFVKNDIQKSFDEAKEKYESAIENLNKLEFNFEEQNPISLELNELIENYSEKQAEYLNVLSEQKEYIVGLFNSMKTIEDINAIEVDSTPKTLINELNKSLSEVNEKLKVQSIDEDLKPLLKELNQLNGEKKIYEHKPKLAREIYRQKRVGLLNQCVGKCNTRTITTLSNELTTRYINQNLKQNFKTELNKLGFKNIKIETETKGQRGKQYHYLRLDENNSNNIALKDILSEGEHRCISLATFLSELSISEHKSAIIFDDPVSSLDHKWRNKISKRITEEALERQVIVFTHDISFLLMIQEHSESLNCALDIKSLTRKKTETGLIASNPPWDALPVGKRIGLLKGAYQQLEKIERTETEEVYKERAKVLYGKLRETWERFIEEVFLNGAIQRFSRAIQTQRLSKVIDLTDDDYKLVDANMSKCSTYFTGHDTAGTLIEEMPDSDEFLADLKVLEDYIKDIRKRRQ, encoded by the coding sequence ATGCCAATACTGAAAGACATAATAGATTGGGTAGAAAACAAGCCTTCATTTTGGCAAGTAGCTATTGACCGATTAATCCGAAATAATGAACTAACGAATACCGATATTTCTGAACTAAAGGAAATCTGTAAGGTTGATTTTAAACTTTCTGAGTTTGAATTTGATGCTGTTGACTTTGATGATTTGAGAGATTTTGCGGATAACTCTGCAAATGATGGCAATATCATACTTTCCAAAATCAAAAACATTGATAACATTAATGCTTTATCTAAAACTAGTGAATTGGAGTTTGCACCAAATGGGCTAACTATTGTTTATGGAGATAATGGTTCAGGAAAATCTAGTTATGTAAGTATTTTAAAGCATTCTTGTAACACAAGAGGTCAAAAACCTAGAATGAATGACAATTTGTTTGATCCTGCTTGTGCAGGAAATGATAAAAAGGCAGACATAGAATATACCTCTGATGGAATAAATTTCACAACTGTTAATCTTATCAATGGAACAGTAAGTGAAAACACATTAAAAAAAATTGATGTATTCGATACCTTTAGTGCAAATCATTATATCGAGGGAGAAGATGAAATAGCTTTTATACCTCAAGGGCTATCTATTGTGGAAAAATTGGCAGAAGCTGTAAAAAATATTGAAACACAATTAAGCATAGAGCTTTCCAATCCCTCAATGCGAAAGTTTGACTATGAACTATTAGAAGTTCCAGAAGGAACAACCGCAAAATTATTTCTTGAAAAACTAAACTTAAACTCAACTTTAAATGAATTGCGAGCAGAATCAATATGGAATTCTACAAAAAATGCAAGAATTGAAGCTGTTGAAAAGGAAATAGATAAATTAAAAGCAACTGACCCTAAGAAAAGCTTAAAGTCCAACGAAGAGAAAATCAAACGGTTTGAAATTTTAGTAAATAAGTTTCAAAATCTGGAAAACAACTTAATAGGTCAAGCTTTAAATAATCTGAAGGAGATATTAAATAATTTTTGTGTAGCTAAAGAAGCATTAAGGGAATCTTCAAACACAGCATTTTCAGATTTACCAATACAAGGTGTTGGAAATAATGCTTGGAAAATTTTATGGGAAAGTGCAAGGAAATTTTACAACGAAAGCACTCAATCAGAAAGTTTTCCCAATGTCTCAGAAGGTAGTAGTTGTCCACTTTGCCTTCAAGATTTAGAGGATGAAGCCAGAGAAAGATTTACAAAATTTGAAGATTTCGTAAAAAATGACATTCAAAAATCATTTGACGAAGCTAAAGAAAAATATGAGTCAGCAATTGAAAATTTGAACAAACTGGAGTTTAATTTTGAAGAACAAAACCCTATTTCTCTTGAATTAAATGAGCTAATTGAAAATTACTCGGAAAAACAAGCCGAATATCTAAATGTACTTTCAGAGCAAAAAGAATATATAGTTGGATTATTTAATTCAATGAAAACCATTGAAGACATTAATGCAATTGAAGTTGACAGCACCCCAAAAACTTTAATTAACGAATTAAATAAATCCTTATCTGAAGTGAATGAAAAATTGAAAGTTCAATCTATTGATGAAGATTTAAAGCCTTTATTAAAAGAACTAAATCAATTAAATGGTGAAAAGAAAATTTACGAGCATAAACCAAAATTAGCTCGTGAAATTTATAGACAAAAAAGAGTTGGCTTGCTAAATCAATGTGTAGGCAAATGTAACACTCGAACAATCACAACATTAAGCAATGAACTAACAACACGTTATATAAATCAGAATCTTAAACAAAATTTCAAAACAGAATTAAACAAACTTGGTTTTAAAAACATTAAAATAGAAACTGAAACAAAAGGACAAAGAGGAAAACAATATCACTATTTAAGACTTGATGAAAACAACTCAAATAATATTGCTTTAAAAGATATTTTAAGCGAGGGAGAACACAGGTGTATTTCTTTAGCTACATTCTTGTCTGAGTTATCAATTTCAGAACATAAAAGTGCAATTATTTTTGATGACCCTGTTTCTTCACTTGACCACAAATGGCGAAATAAAATATCGAAAAGAATTACAGAAGAAGCTCTTGAAAGACAAGTAATAGTATTTACACACGATATTTCATTTCTTTTAATGATTCAAGAACACTCGGAGAGTTTAAATTGTGCTTTAGATATAAAGAGTCTTACAAGGAAAAAGACGGAAACGGGACTGATAGCTAGTAACCCACCTTGGGATGCTTTACCTGTTGGTAAACGTATTGGACTATTGAAAGGTGCATATCAACAACTAGAGAAAATTGAAAGAACAGAAACTGAAGAAGTATATAAAGAACGAGCTAAAGTTCTGTATGGTAAACTTCGAGAAACTTGGGAACGGTTTATAGAAGAAGTCTTTTTAAATGGTGCAATTCAACGATTTAGTAGAGCTATTCAAACTCAAAGGTTGTCAAAAGTTATCGACTTAACAGACGATGATTACAAACTAGTTGATGCCAATATGAGCAAATGTTCTACCTATTTTACGGGACACGATACGGCAGGAACTTTGATTGAAGAAATGCCTGACTCTGATGAATTCCTTGCCGACTTGAAAGTTTTAGAAGATTACATTAAAGACATTAGGAAAAGAAGACAGTGA
- a CDS encoding ATP-dependent DNA helicase, with amino-acid sequence MATVIDNIELDETNEEFFWASELVKYGHPLIYLTGKAGTGKTTFLKYLRHTTEKNTIVLAYTGVAAMNAGGQTINSFFKIPFGPFVPNDKRLRTSPEDGDIDRSTIYNHFQYNKEKLEIIRGIELLIIDEISMVRCDLLDVIDRLLRVYRKRENEAFGGVQVILIGDTFQLPPIDKEWHILQPFYESTFFFSSKVILNNKPVYIELKKIYRQNEQEFIELLNRVRINKVNQNELNLLNSKFNPTFSTTENANYITLATHNKIVESTNLSKLADLPGEMQLFEATITNDFPDNIMPTDRVLQLKEGAQIMFIKNDKPKRIYNGKIAKISKIEGHKITAEYEDRGEIIELIIEKQIWNNIRYSWNKEKEIIEEEIIGTCTQYPIKLAWAITVHKSQGLTFEKVIADLGSAFASGQVYVALSRCTSFNGLVLKTKIDFTAIKTDPQVLKFAENETPSTLIVQELNSGKADFFYKKVREGIKLLDFAEAYSNFTKAIKYRNDIETESFKKYFTVTASKLGSFKQKFNNTIEELEKRIQENINFGRTIESIEIQKNSQLIKINEQNNAIKLLLDKTVEIEKENEKQKKEIVILISEKENAKKSIQQYQKTILEQKKTISELEATTKQNEQEIKRLRNLKWYQKLFGQK; translated from the coding sequence ATGGCAACAGTAATTGACAATATAGAGTTAGATGAAACAAATGAAGAATTCTTTTGGGCTTCTGAACTTGTAAAATATGGTCATCCACTTATTTACTTAACAGGAAAAGCAGGCACTGGTAAAACTACATTTTTAAAATATCTAAGGCATACTACCGAAAAAAATACAATTGTTTTAGCTTATACAGGCGTTGCTGCAATGAATGCAGGTGGACAAACAATTAATTCATTTTTCAAAATTCCTTTTGGACCATTTGTACCAAATGACAAAAGATTAAGGACAAGTCCAGAAGATGGTGATATAGATAGAAGTACTATTTATAATCACTTTCAATATAATAAAGAAAAATTAGAAATAATTCGAGGAATTGAATTACTAATCATAGATGAAATATCTATGGTCAGGTGCGACTTATTAGATGTAATTGACAGACTTCTTCGTGTTTACAGAAAAAGAGAAAATGAAGCATTTGGTGGAGTACAAGTCATTCTCATAGGTGATACTTTTCAATTACCTCCTATTGACAAGGAATGGCATATTCTTCAACCATTCTATGAAAGCACTTTCTTTTTTAGCTCAAAAGTAATTTTGAATAATAAACCTGTTTATATCGAACTTAAAAAGATTTATCGCCAAAACGAACAAGAATTTATTGAACTTTTAAACAGGGTAAGGATTAATAAAGTAAACCAAAACGAACTTAACTTACTTAACTCAAAATTCAACCCCACTTTTTCAACAACAGAAAATGCAAATTACATAACTCTTGCAACACATAATAAAATAGTAGAAAGTACTAATTTATCTAAGTTAGCAGATTTACCAGGAGAAATGCAACTTTTTGAAGCAACAATTACAAATGATTTTCCTGACAACATAATGCCAACTGACAGAGTACTACAATTAAAAGAAGGTGCTCAAATAATGTTTATTAAAAATGATAAGCCTAAAAGAATTTACAATGGTAAAATAGCCAAAATTAGCAAAATAGAAGGCCATAAAATTACTGCTGAATATGAAGATAGAGGAGAAATCATTGAGCTAATTATTGAAAAGCAGATTTGGAATAACATAAGATATAGTTGGAATAAGGAAAAAGAAATTATTGAAGAAGAAATTATTGGAACATGCACACAATACCCCATAAAACTTGCTTGGGCAATAACTGTTCACAAAAGTCAAGGCTTAACTTTTGAAAAAGTTATAGCAGATTTAGGAAGTGCTTTTGCATCTGGACAGGTATATGTTGCGTTAAGCCGTTGCACTTCCTTCAATGGTTTAGTACTAAAAACTAAAATTGACTTTACAGCTATTAAAACTGATCCACAAGTTCTTAAGTTTGCAGAAAATGAAACACCAAGTACATTAATTGTACAAGAATTAAATTCAGGGAAAGCTGATTTCTTTTACAAAAAAGTTCGTGAAGGAATTAAATTGCTTGACTTTGCGGAAGCTTATAGCAACTTCACAAAAGCTATAAAATATAGAAATGATATTGAAACTGAAAGTTTCAAAAAATATTTCACTGTTACTGCCTCTAAACTTGGCTCGTTTAAACAAAAATTCAATAATACAATTGAAGAACTTGAAAAAAGAATCCAAGAAAATATCAATTTTGGACGCACGATTGAAAGTATAGAAATACAGAAAAATAGTCAACTAATAAAAATCAACGAACAGAATAATGCAATAAAACTCCTGCTTGACAAGACAGTTGAAATTGAAAAAGAAAACGAAAAACAAAAAAAAGAAATTGTTATTTTGATAAGCGAAAAAGAAAACGCTAAAAAGTCAATACAACAATATCAAAAAACTATACTAGAACAGAAAAAAACTATCTCTGAATTGGAAGCAACAACAAAACAGAACGAACAGGAAATTAAACGATTAAGAAATTTAAAATGGTATCAAAAACTATTTGGACAGAAATAG
- a CDS encoding helix-turn-helix transcriptional regulator, producing MNRIKEVLEQKGIKQTWLAEKLGKSYNMVNAYAQNRQQPRLETLMEIAEILDIDVKELIISNKPEQESK from the coding sequence ATGAACAGAATTAAGGAAGTGTTAGAACAAAAAGGAATTAAACAAACTTGGTTGGCTGAGAAACTTGGAAAAAGCTACAATATGGTAAACGCTTATGCTCAAAATAGACAACAACCGAGATTGGAAACCTTAATGGAAATAGCAGAGATTTTGGACATTGACGTGAAAGAATTGATTATTTCTAACAAACCTGAACAAGAAAGTAAATGA
- a CDS encoding SIMPL domain-containing protein, whose translation MKKLLLVLALVSGTVFGQTEQQNSKPTVTVNGTAKVSIIPDMTELNIHVSSLKMNMADATKAIGDQTQKYLKILKDLGFKETDVKTTNFSASKNRIYRQNGPIDSGYVVSQNLTLKFAYDQATLQKIVARFSEVKDPVDFSIGFYLSDSLRENTEADLQGKAVADARKKATNLSTAAGVKVTTLKAIIFGSESPSSVYYKSDMRMYASAESSDGANLSFSPQAVELQEAVTVVWYIE comes from the coding sequence ATGAAAAAGCTTCTTTTAGTATTAGCGCTTGTATCCGGAACAGTATTCGGCCAGACAGAACAACAGAATTCAAAACCAACGGTTACGGTAAACGGAACTGCCAAAGTTTCCATTATTCCTGACATGACGGAGCTCAATATTCATGTTTCATCGCTAAAAATGAATATGGCTGATGCCACTAAAGCAATTGGTGACCAAACTCAGAAATACCTGAAAATACTGAAAGATTTGGGATTCAAGGAAACAGATGTGAAAACAACTAATTTTTCCGCATCAAAAAATAGAATTTACCGTCAAAATGGACCAATAGACAGCGGTTATGTGGTTTCCCAGAATTTGACATTGAAATTTGCTTACGATCAAGCAACGTTGCAGAAAATCGTGGCGCGTTTTTCAGAAGTAAAAGATCCGGTAGATTTTAGCATCGGTTTTTATCTTTCAGATTCTTTGCGTGAGAACACGGAAGCAGATCTTCAAGGGAAAGCGGTAGCAGATGCGCGCAAGAAAGCAACGAATTTATCAACGGCTGCAGGAGTAAAAGTTACAACACTAAAAGCAATCATTTTCGGAAGTGAATCTCCGTCATCAGTTTATTATAAATCAGACATGCGGATGTATGCTAGTGCTGAATCATCTGATGGTGCGAATCTCAGTTTTTCTCCACAAGCTGTAGAATTACAGGAAGCAGTAACGGTAGTTTGGTATATTGAATAA
- a CDS encoding FG-GAP repeat protein: protein MRQTIIILTIILFGCSTRQEQKDDSTSTDTPRQMNEPKQKFITTETNKCEQVNLSTQFDLSIDFKRYSDTIEKQDSCYLTVYIKDKKTKLTIDSFSISSLFYYSFMFLSCDSMTSFTTKFNVEREIVDNYYGDIVVADLNFDGYDDIAVINEGGGNGGPLYSYYTQATDKKFILDKFLTDSVVFFPSKINSKSKTLTTYVHAGVCGLGEHIYNLDKKTNIWTEKSHRIINICEE, encoded by the coding sequence ATGAGACAGACAATAATCATATTGACAATTATACTTTTCGGCTGTTCGACAAGACAAGAACAGAAGGACGACAGTACTTCCACTGACACTCCTCGACAAATGAATGAACCTAAACAAAAATTCATTACTACTGAGACAAATAAATGTGAACAAGTAAATCTTTCAACTCAATTCGACTTATCTATTGACTTTAAACGTTATTCGGACACCATTGAAAAACAAGACTCTTGCTACTTGACTGTTTACATAAAGGACAAAAAAACGAAATTAACGATTGACAGTTTCTCTATTTCATCTTTGTTCTATTATTCATTTATGTTTTTAAGTTGCGACAGTATGACTTCATTCACAACAAAATTTAATGTAGAAAGAGAAATTGTAGACAACTATTATGGTGATATAGTGGTAGCGGATTTGAACTTTGACGGATATGACGACATTGCCGTTATTAATGAAGGGGGCGGAAATGGCGGCCCCTTGTACAGCTATTATACTCAAGCAACTGACAAGAAATTCATCTTAGATAAGTTCTTAACGGACTCTGTTGTATTTTTTCCATCGAAAATTAATAGTAAGTCTAAAACTTTAACAACTTATGTTCATGCAGGAGTTTGTGGCTTAGGAGAACATATTTACAATCTTGACAAAAAGACAAATATTTGGACTGAAAAAAGTCACAGAATAATAAATATATGCGAAGAATAG
- a CDS encoding class I SAM-dependent DNA methyltransferase, producing the protein MKSTEIKHNVQNLIDNFSKEEFVFDLLVAYGISKTSVTRLKKGDYNLSKVDGELLYKKKIFYKVEASDKLLSSIEEVAKEERILKQQPRFAILTDFKQLVAKDLKLGKNLDIQLKELPNYFDFFLPLAGSEVYNASNNNEADRNASYKMADLYDLLIEENPAIYNSKESIHNLNIFLSRLLFCFFAEDTEIFKDKSIFTDTLAQHTAESGKDTHLFLNDLFDRLNTENADHLPEYLRKFEYVNGGLFGQKIASPIFTSKARKTLIELGDLNWSEINPDIFGSMIQAVVDKDYRSDLGMHYTSVENILKLIKPLFLDELYDAYENATTINQLRALIKRISKIKFFDPACGSGNFLIITYKEIRLLEIKILEKITDLEGQSPTIKWTEIQLSQFYGIEIDDFAHEMAILSLWLAEHQMNKVFEERLFDYGKSKPILPLKEAGQIKQGNATRRDWNEVCPISSTDEVYVIGNPPYLGYSRQDETQKEDMKIVFSRVNNYKKLDYIACWFYKGTNYIQNTKAKYAFVTTNSITQGEQVALLWPLVLSKGQEIDFAHQSFKWTNNAKGNAGVAVVIIGVRNIDGTDKFLYNQNLKQSVKNISPYLANTSNVYVIPRNKTLSKLSPMIKGSSPGDNGNLLLDQEEKDKIISKNPITAKFIKRYIGASEFIKGTNRYCIHITEDNVKEAYKIKELAERFEKVEIFRLNSKKLATKKKAETPHFFDEDKHQEGEFILVPQTGSERRNYIPIGYFDDSYVPSNATRVIYKVQPWLFGVISSRMHIVWVKAVAGRLKMDMQYSNTLCYNTFPFPDITNKQKENLNLYVFAILDERAKHPSKTMAQLYNPTTMPKGLLQAHQALDTAIEQCYRLQPFKNDTERLEYLFKQYEEMLQKDTLFAKQKQSRKKK; encoded by the coding sequence GTGAAATCAACCGAAATAAAACATAATGTTCAGAACCTAATTGACAACTTCTCAAAAGAAGAATTTGTCTTTGATTTGCTGGTTGCATACGGCATTTCTAAAACATCTGTAACACGACTAAAAAAAGGAGATTACAATTTATCTAAGGTTGACGGAGAACTACTTTACAAAAAGAAGATTTTTTATAAAGTTGAAGCATCAGACAAACTGCTGAGTAGCATTGAAGAGGTCGCAAAAGAAGAACGTATCTTAAAACAGCAACCTAGATTTGCCATTCTTACCGACTTCAAACAACTCGTTGCAAAAGATTTAAAATTAGGCAAGAACTTAGATATCCAATTAAAAGAATTACCCAATTACTTTGATTTCTTTTTGCCATTAGCAGGTAGCGAAGTTTATAACGCATCCAACAATAATGAAGCCGACAGAAACGCTTCCTACAAAATGGCAGATTTATATGATTTGTTGATTGAGGAAAATCCAGCTATTTACAATTCCAAAGAAAGTATTCACAACCTCAATATTTTCTTGTCGCGTTTGCTGTTTTGTTTTTTTGCAGAAGATACCGAGATATTTAAAGACAAAAGTATTTTTACCGATACATTAGCACAACACACTGCAGAAAGCGGTAAAGACACGCATCTGTTTTTAAATGATTTATTTGATCGTTTGAATACCGAAAATGCAGACCATTTGCCCGAATACCTGAGGAAGTTTGAATACGTAAACGGTGGTTTGTTTGGTCAAAAAATAGCATCTCCAATTTTTACCTCAAAAGCGCGTAAAACACTAATTGAATTGGGCGATTTAAATTGGTCCGAAATCAATCCCGATATTTTTGGATCGATGATACAAGCGGTGGTCGACAAAGACTACCGAAGCGATTTGGGGATGCACTACACTTCGGTAGAAAACATCTTGAAATTGATAAAACCTTTGTTTTTGGATGAATTGTATGATGCCTATGAAAATGCAACAACCATAAATCAGTTAAGAGCACTCATCAAAAGAATTTCAAAAATCAAATTCTTTGACCCAGCTTGTGGTAGTGGAAATTTCTTAATCATTACCTATAAGGAAATACGCCTTTTAGAAATCAAGATTTTAGAAAAAATTACAGATTTAGAAGGACAAAGTCCAACTATAAAATGGACTGAGATACAGCTTTCGCAATTTTATGGCATTGAAATAGACGATTTTGCCCACGAAATGGCAATACTCTCACTTTGGTTAGCAGAACATCAAATGAACAAAGTGTTTGAAGAACGATTGTTTGATTACGGAAAATCGAAACCTATATTACCATTAAAAGAAGCAGGACAAATAAAACAAGGTAATGCTACAAGAAGAGATTGGAATGAGGTATGCCCAATTTCTTCAACAGATGAAGTATATGTGATTGGGAATCCGCCTTATTTGGGTTATAGCCGACAAGACGAAACCCAAAAGGAAGATATGAAAATCGTCTTTTCACGAGTAAATAACTATAAAAAACTTGATTACATAGCGTGTTGGTTTTATAAGGGAACCAATTACATTCAGAATACAAAAGCTAAATATGCTTTTGTAACCACCAATTCTATAACGCAAGGGGAACAAGTAGCTTTATTGTGGCCATTAGTTTTGAGTAAAGGACAAGAAATTGACTTTGCACACCAATCTTTTAAATGGACGAATAACGCCAAAGGAAACGCAGGAGTTGCAGTAGTAATAATAGGGGTTAGAAATATTGATGGCACAGACAAATTCCTTTACAATCAAAATCTAAAGCAAAGTGTAAAAAATATAAGCCCTTATTTAGCAAATACCTCGAATGTTTATGTTATACCGAGAAATAAAACTTTAAGTAAATTATCCCCAATGATTAAAGGAAGTTCTCCCGGAGACAATGGTAATTTACTATTAGACCAAGAGGAAAAAGACAAAATAATATCGAAAAACCCAATTACTGCAAAATTTATAAAAAGATATATTGGAGCATCCGAGTTTATAAAAGGAACGAACAGATATTGCATACACATAACAGAAGATAACGTTAAAGAAGCATATAAAATTAAAGAGCTCGCTGAACGATTTGAAAAGGTAGAAATTTTTAGATTAAATAGTAAAAAGCTAGCTACAAAGAAGAAAGCAGAAACGCCTCACTTTTTTGACGAAGATAAACATCAAGAAGGAGAATTTATTTTGGTTCCTCAAACAGGTTCTGAAAGAAGAAACTATATTCCGATAGGTTATTTTGATGATTCATACGTTCCTTCAAACGCCACAAGAGTGATATATAAAGTTCAGCCGTGGCTTTTTGGTGTTATATCTTCAAGAATGCATATAGTTTGGGTAAAAGCTGTTGCAGGAAGATTAAAAATGGATATGCAATATTCAAATACTCTTTGCTACAACACCTTTCCGTTTCCAGACATCACAAACAAGCAAAAGGAAAATTTAAATCTTTATGTTTTTGCCATATTAGATGAGCGAGCTAAACATCCAAGTAAAACAATGGCACAATTGTATAATCCAACCACAATGCCCAAAGGGTTGTTACAAGCTCATCAAGCACTCGATACTGCCATAGAGCAATGTTACCGTTTGCAACCTTTCAAAAACGACACCGAGCGTTTGGAATACTTGTTTAAACAGTATGAAGAAATGTTGCAGAAAGACACGCTTTTTGCGAAGCAGAAGCAATCAAGAAAAAAGAAATAA